A window from Hymenobacter volaticus encodes these proteins:
- a CDS encoding zinc-dependent alcohol dehydrogenase: MKALVYHGMKDVRVDTVDDPKIEDARDAIIRVTSTAICGSDLHIYNGSIPQPRPMVLGHEFMGIVEEVGKGVGNKLKVGDRVVVPFPIACGTCYFCNHELPGHCENSNPEHYGPEGGLMTEKGGALFGYTDIYGGYNGGQAEFVRVPYADFGPRVIPDSLTDEQALFLTDIFPTGYSGIDWADVKGGEFIAIFGSGPVGIMAAKSAWLRGAARVVLVDTQQYRLDKAKKATNSEIILWENAKDVVQQIRDMSEGRGADVCVECVGFEPDRDLLDRAKAVLNLEKGSPKVLEACMSAVRRGGVVTVLGVYSSPFDNFPIHQFFDKGITIRGGQAPAQKHIDKLLQYVIEGKVVLDDIISHRLPLSEAAHGYDIFRNKKDNCLKVVLKP; encoded by the coding sequence ATGAAAGCACTCGTGTATCATGGGATGAAAGACGTTCGCGTCGACACCGTAGATGACCCTAAAATTGAAGATGCCCGCGACGCCATTATTCGCGTCACGAGCACAGCTATCTGCGGTTCCGACTTGCACATTTACAACGGCAGCATCCCACAGCCTCGTCCTATGGTGCTAGGGCACGAGTTCATGGGGATAGTAGAGGAAGTAGGTAAAGGAGTTGGCAATAAACTCAAAGTCGGTGACCGGGTGGTAGTGCCGTTTCCTATTGCGTGCGGTACTTGCTATTTCTGTAATCATGAGTTGCCCGGGCACTGCGAAAATTCCAACCCTGAACATTATGGCCCTGAGGGAGGACTGATGACCGAAAAAGGCGGTGCCCTCTTTGGGTACACCGATATTTATGGAGGCTACAACGGCGGCCAAGCCGAGTTTGTGCGCGTGCCCTACGCCGACTTTGGCCCGCGCGTTATTCCCGATTCTCTGACCGATGAGCAGGCATTGTTTCTGACCGATATTTTCCCAACGGGCTACTCCGGCATCGATTGGGCTGATGTGAAAGGTGGCGAGTTCATTGCCATTTTCGGGTCGGGGCCGGTGGGTATTATGGCTGCAAAGTCGGCATGGCTGCGCGGGGCGGCACGCGTCGTGCTCGTCGATACGCAGCAGTATCGCCTTGATAAAGCCAAGAAGGCGACGAACTCGGAAATTATTCTGTGGGAAAACGCTAAGGATGTAGTACAGCAAATCCGGGATATGAGCGAAGGCCGCGGCGCCGATGTATGTGTAGAGTGCGTAGGTTTCGAGCCCGACCGTGACCTGCTCGACCGCGCCAAAGCCGTACTAAACCTCGAAAAAGGCTCGCCGAAAGTGCTGGAAGCTTGTATGAGCGCCGTACGCCGCGGCGGTGTCGTGACGGTGTTGGGCGTGTATAGCTCGCCCTTCGACAATTTCCCTATCCACCAGTTCTTCGATAAAGGTATTACTATCCGCGGTGGCCAAGCACCCGCGCAAAAGCACATCGACAAACTACTCCAATATGTGATAGAAGGCAAAGTAGTGCTCGACGACATTATCTCGCACCGCCTGCCACTGTCAGAAGCTGCCCACGGCTACGACATCTTCCGCAACAAAAAGGACAACTGCTTGAAAGTGGTGCTGAAGCCTTAG
- a CDS encoding UDP-2,3-diacylglucosamine diphosphatase, with product MPDAASSLARERRIVRWLDSVAPDAAAIYLLGDIFDFWFEYRHAIPRGFIRLQGKLAELTDAGVPITFFTGNHDMWMFDYFTEELGIPILRHPVSQQIGGREFHIGHGDGLGPKDHTYKILKRIFASPVAQWLFARLHPNFGIGLANGWSRRSRIQNTKEDEKYYGDEEWLLIYCRELEKLFHHDYYVFGHRHLPIDVAVAPGSRYMNLGEWVNYCSYGVYDGTDLVLQHFETKQ from the coding sequence GTGCCCGATGCCGCCAGTTCGCTGGCGCGCGAGCGACGTATTGTGCGCTGGCTAGATTCTGTTGCGCCTGATGCTGCCGCCATCTACCTGCTCGGCGACATCTTCGACTTCTGGTTTGAGTATCGGCACGCCATTCCACGGGGCTTTATTCGCTTGCAAGGCAAACTCGCGGAGCTGACTGACGCTGGGGTGCCAATTACATTTTTCACGGGCAACCACGATATGTGGATGTTCGATTACTTCACCGAAGAACTTGGTATCCCTATCCTGCGTCATCCGGTTAGCCAACAGATTGGAGGGCGCGAATTTCACATTGGGCACGGCGACGGGCTCGGACCGAAAGACCATACCTACAAAATACTGAAGCGTATTTTCGCCTCGCCGGTGGCGCAATGGCTGTTTGCGCGATTGCACCCCAACTTTGGTATTGGCTTGGCAAATGGCTGGAGCCGTCGTAGCCGGATTCAGAACACCAAGGAAGATGAAAAATATTACGGCGACGAGGAGTGGCTGCTGATTTACTGCCGGGAACTGGAAAAGCTCTTTCACCACGATTATTACGTATTTGGCCACCGCCATCTACCAATAGACGTAGCAGTAGCTCCCGGGAGCCGGTACATGAACCTCGGCGAATGGGTCAATTATTGCTCGTATGGCGTGTATGATGGCACTGACCTGGTTCTGCAGCATTTCGAGACTAAGCAGTAA
- a CDS encoding LutC/YkgG family protein, protein MGGQLYFCESEEHFYDQLFTYKKEKELEHLYVWEPELKKMLHAGGLVFNQDEGDFVDHADAGLTTCEALIARTGSVLVSAATSSGRRLSIYPDQHLVVARTSQVVADISDALRNLQQKYGPEHLPSMISLTTGPSRTADIEKTLVLGAHGPRSLALFLLDDEAATSPA, encoded by the coding sequence GTGGGAGGGCAACTGTATTTCTGCGAATCGGAGGAGCATTTCTACGATCAGCTTTTTACCTACAAAAAGGAAAAAGAGCTGGAACATCTTTATGTATGGGAGCCAGAATTGAAAAAGATGCTGCACGCTGGTGGCCTCGTTTTCAATCAGGATGAAGGCGACTTTGTTGACCACGCCGACGCGGGGCTGACTACCTGCGAAGCGTTGATAGCTCGTACGGGCAGCGTGCTCGTATCGGCCGCCACGAGCAGTGGGCGCCGCCTCAGTATCTATCCCGATCAGCACTTGGTAGTGGCCCGCACGTCGCAAGTAGTGGCCGATATTAGTGATGCGCTACGCAACTTGCAGCAGAAATACGGCCCCGAGCATCTGCCTTCGATGATTTCGCTTACCACGGGCCCCAGCCGCACGGCTGATATTGAAAAGACTCTTGTGCTCGGTGCCCACGGCCCGCGCAGCCTTGCTCTGTTTTTACTGGATGACGAAGCCGCCACCTCGCCTGCCTGA